A region of Clostridium acetobutylicum ATCC 824 DNA encodes the following proteins:
- a CDS encoding ComEC/Rec2 family competence protein, which translates to MRNNIKKLSLIFCFIFTIMFLSAWSKVGNVNVMAANFNNLKVHYIDVGQGDSELIQCGGKNMLIDTGTNESTSNLMSYLKNQNVQKIDYLVLTHPHEDHIGGADEVINNFNIGTIYMPNVATNTQTYKDVIQAMRNKGLTATNPVVGSTFKVGSANCIVYGPINTNSENLNTYSIVIKLTYGNNKFMFTGDAQSSNEPDMINAGFDLSADVLKVGHHGSHTSSSQDFLNAVNPKYAVISCGLGNDYGHPHKVTMDKLEAMNIPVYRTDENGTIVCTSDGNNISFNCEPGDYKDGSELAGGESYSYMKIDMRKLLSFSINK; encoded by the coding sequence ATGCGTAATAATATAAAAAAACTAAGTTTGATTTTTTGTTTTATTTTTACAATTATGTTTTTATCAGCATGGTCTAAGGTTGGCAATGTTAATGTTATGGCGGCAAATTTTAATAATCTAAAAGTTCATTATATAGACGTTGGACAAGGCGATAGTGAACTAATACAATGTGGTGGAAAGAATATGCTTATAGATACAGGAACCAATGAATCAACTAGTAATTTAATGTCATACTTAAAGAATCAAAATGTGCAGAAAATTGACTATTTAGTTCTTACTCATCCGCATGAAGATCATATAGGTGGAGCAGATGAAGTAATCAATAATTTCAATATTGGAACTATATATATGCCAAATGTAGCTACTAATACTCAGACATATAAAGATGTAATACAAGCAATGAGAAATAAGGGGCTTACAGCAACAAATCCTGTGGTAGGAAGTACATTTAAAGTTGGTAGTGCAAATTGTATAGTGTATGGTCCAATAAATACGAATAGTGAAAATTTAAATACGTACTCAATAGTCATAAAATTAACCTATGGAAATAATAAATTTATGTTTACGGGAGATGCACAAAGTTCCAATGAGCCGGATATGATTAATGCAGGATTTGATTTAAGCGCAGATGTTCTTAAAGTTGGACATCATGGAAGTCATACCTCAAGTTCACAAGATTTTTTAAATGCAGTTAATCCTAAATATGCTGTTATAAGCTGCGGATTAGGTAATGATTATGGGCATCCACATAAGGTTACAATGGATAAGTTAGAAGCAATGAATATACCTGTGTACAGAACTGATGAAAATGGAACTATAGTTTGTACAAGCGATGGTAACAATATAAGCTTTAATTGTGAACCGGGTGATTATAAAGATGGTTCGGAATTGGCAGGAGGAGAAAGTTATTCATATATGAAAATTGATATGAGGAAACTATTGTCTTTTAGTATAAATAAATAA
- the trhA gene encoding PAQR family membrane homeostasis protein TrhA — MEEDSFYTKGEEIANAITHLVGAALAIAAIVILVVFAARNGNAWYVVSYSVYGACLFILYLFSTLYHSIFNKRAKKVFRIFDHASIYILIAGTYTPFSLTVLRHHGGWIIFSVVWIAAIIGITLKVFFCGKFEKLSTLLYVIMGWMIVIYFKTLLASMPFTGIVFLVAGGIVYTLGALLFLFDKIPYNHAIWHLFVMGGSVCHFFAVLYLL; from the coding sequence ATGGAGGAAGATAGTTTTTACACAAAGGGTGAAGAAATTGCAAATGCTATAACGCATTTAGTTGGTGCAGCTTTAGCAATTGCAGCAATTGTTATTCTAGTAGTTTTTGCAGCGAGGAATGGGAATGCATGGTATGTTGTAAGTTATTCTGTTTATGGTGCGTGCCTTTTCATACTATACTTATTTTCTACTCTATATCACAGCATCTTTAACAAAAGAGCAAAGAAAGTTTTTAGGATATTTGATCATGCTTCAATATATATACTAATTGCAGGAACATATACTCCATTTTCATTAACGGTTCTTAGACATCATGGAGGTTGGATAATATTTTCTGTTGTCTGGATAGCAGCAATTATTGGAATCACACTAAAGGTTTTTTTCTGTGGTAAATTTGAAAAATTATCTACATTACTCTATGTAATAATGGGGTGGATGATTGTAATATACTTTAAAACCTTATTAGCATCTATGCCTTTTACAGGAATAGTATTTTTAGTTGCTGGAGGAATAGTATATACCCTAGGAGCTCTATTATTTCTATTCGATAAAATTCCATACAATCATGCCATATGGCATCTATTTGTAATGGGTGGCAGCGTATGTCACTTCTTCGCAGTCTTGTATTTGTTATAA
- a CDS encoding DegV family protein, translating into MEKIAIITDTTADLTEEFIKENDINVLSFRIIYKDKEYKDKVDITSEEVYRNFEIEVPKSSMPSLQDMEDLYKKLEEEGYTHAIGITLSSGLSGIFNGLKMIADEHSKIKSFIYDSKLISLGEGALVEECSKMIHNNKSFDEIVKAIPEIRKKIHLFFVVGTLDYLKKGGRIGKIAGTIGKLLNIKPIVSVDDNGVYYAYDKVRGRKQSLNRVMEIAKDITKNSKCRAYVMHGDAEKESKEFFKKVKELPNINNAFYNGCISPVSGVHSGPGLVGLVLLEE; encoded by the coding sequence ATGGAAAAGATAGCGATTATAACGGATACTACGGCTGATTTGACTGAGGAGTTTATAAAAGAGAATGATATAAATGTATTATCATTCAGAATCATATATAAAGATAAAGAATATAAAGACAAAGTAGATATAACTTCTGAAGAGGTATATAGGAATTTTGAGATTGAAGTACCTAAATCTTCCATGCCATCACTTCAGGATATGGAGGATTTATACAAAAAGCTAGAGGAAGAAGGATATACTCATGCGATAGGTATAACCCTTTCAAGTGGTCTCTCAGGAATATTTAATGGACTAAAAATGATTGCTGATGAACATAGTAAAATTAAATCTTTTATATATGATTCAAAGCTAATATCTTTAGGTGAAGGTGCATTAGTTGAAGAATGTTCTAAGATGATTCATAACAATAAAAGCTTTGATGAAATTGTAAAGGCTATACCAGAGATAAGGAAAAAAATACATCTGTTTTTTGTTGTAGGCACTCTTGACTATTTAAAAAAAGGTGGTAGAATAGGAAAAATAGCAGGAACAATAGGAAAGCTTTTAAATATTAAACCTATAGTTTCAGTGGATGATAATGGTGTCTATTATGCGTACGATAAGGTTCGTGGTAGAAAGCAATCTCTAAATAGAGTAATGGAAATAGCAAAAGATATTACTAAAAATAGTAAATGTCGAGCATATGTAATGCATGGTGATGCTGAAAAAGAATCAAAAGAATTTTTTAAGAAAGTAAAAGAGCTTCCAAATATTAACAATGCTTTTTATAATGGATGTATAAGTCCGGTTTCAGGAGTTCATAGTGGGCCAGGTCTTGTTGGACTTGTACTATTAGAGGAATAA
- a CDS encoding PadR family transcriptional regulator, whose protein sequence is MHRNELDIKEEEKKLYEEYKQKLAEIRKIKKEGEAVGQVFTKGLLPLYVLFILSLAPTNGNDIANQIGKRTDGLWIPSTGGIYPILKKMEKKSFISGKWNDESKKKQKIYNITDIGLKELENKKYLLKDRISDALHVFEIVYKDLYEK, encoded by the coding sequence ATGCATAGAAATGAATTAGATATTAAAGAAGAGGAAAAGAAACTCTACGAGGAATATAAGCAGAAACTTGCAGAAATAAGGAAAATAAAAAAAGAAGGTGAAGCAGTTGGCCAAGTATTTACAAAAGGACTGCTCCCCCTTTATGTTCTCTTTATATTGAGTTTAGCGCCTACAAATGGAAATGATATTGCAAACCAAATTGGAAAGAGAACTGATGGCTTATGGATTCCAAGCACTGGTGGTATATACCCTATATTAAAAAAAATGGAAAAGAAAAGTTTTATATCTGGAAAATGGAATGATGAAAGTAAAAAGAAACAGAAAATATACAACATAACAGATATAGGATTGAAGGAACTTGAGAATAAGAAATATCTTTTAAAAGATAGAATAAGTGATGCACTTCATGTTTTTGAAATTGTATATAAAGATTTATATGAAAAATAG